TCCTGCAGGGATCTGTCGGAGCAGATCAAGAAGGTGACGATGGAAAGTCACATGAGGGCCGAGAACACAGAACTCATGCTGAGCTTCCAGAAGGGACAAGTCAGCATGCAACAATACAAAGTAAGTCTTCAGTCCTCCAAAATGCTgcaaaccttttttttgtttttgtttactcgaCGGCCTTCTCGTCTCCTCAGCTGCTCCTCAGCTCCCTCCATGAGATCTACCAGACGTTGGAAGAAGAGATGGACAGGAACTGCAAGCATCCCGCTGTGGAGCCCATCTACTTCCCTGCAGAGCTGGCCCGGCTGGACTCGGTCCAGAAAGACCTGGAGTTCTTCTACGGTCCAGGCTGGAAGGACAAAATGCTGGTGCCCGCGGAAACAAGGAGATACTGTGACAGGCTGCGACAGGTTGGTTTCCgtagcgacacacacacacacacacacacattctcgtatttgttaccttcttgagacctgtgaaaaatgcctacctctttaggaccaccctttctagatatataaagatttgtattcacaacattaataatatagacatactatgcaaatataaaaagcttgttgtgaaaaatgagttggaatttcacagaaaaaggtcacaatttcacgagaaaaactcagaattttggcagtattataataaaagtcgtaattttactcaacgcaagtcaaaagtttacaagaaaaacggaacatttgtgcaatattatgataaaagttggaattttactcgacaacagtcggaattttacaagaaaagcttaaaatgttggcaattttgtgaaaagagtcgtccttttactcgacaaaagtcacaattttataagaaaactttcaaatgttggcaatgttataataacaatcggaattttacttggcaaaattatgacagaagtcgtaattttactcaaaaaaatgtcaccgttttacaagaataaccaaaaaattggcaatgttgtggtTAAAGtgcgaattttatacgacaaatgtcaccattttgcattaaaaaagtaataattttacgagaaaatatagcaatattacagaaacagaaagaatacgagaaattgttcccaattttattagataaaagtcgacacattgtgagaaaaagactgctttttgttattttgttgttgttgaatgttttgtttgtaattgttttttaatcttcattatttactttaagttattatagtatgtctctatatacatacatatatccatccatccattttctaccgcttattcccttcggggtcgcggggggcgctggagcctatctcagctgcaatcgggcggaaggcggggtacacccgggacaagtcgccacctcatcgcagggccaacacagatagacagacaacattcacactcacattcacacatatattttttttaaattaattttggccaaaggtggcacgtttcaatttcttacacacacttgttatttcatatgttgacaggagggggagcacttttaaaatcgacacacactcattttgaaaaatccctcctttttgggaccaccctaattttgatagatttcaccaccaggggtgcaaatgagatctctattttttgttttttgtaatgtgcttaaggccgatgacaaaggagtcacggaccacagatggcccccgtCCCGCACTTTGAGCAACATAGCTGTAGAAGCTAAATGTTAATGGCcaccatagtcttagtaccgtagtgaatttgttcatcctatggtcacatatgggacgcgggttgtcttgcgtcagcaccggaagtcgtagaatcagctgttcacctggcaaattttttcggggatgaatagggaagtccttctttagctgccgtcttgttttatcatatattgctgcctttgcacctgccaatgtttacttttgtatgcaattaaatcaacaaaaaatcctgactttggagcaatgttcacacactctagtatttggctctttattagatgcaatggttttccgtattgggaccatgatttcggtccaaacttgttcaccggtcctcatatggaaggtacttttccttgttgatgtctcaagaaatacaagaacacacacacacacacacacatacacacacacacacacacacgagacaCCAGCGCTCATCCCGTCTTCTTTCCAGATCGGGAAAGAAAACCCGGAGTACCTGGTGGCTCACGCCTACACCCGTTACCTAGGCGACCTCTCCGGAGGACAAGTCCTGGGCCGCGTCGCCCAGAAGTCCATGGGCCTGAAGAGCGGCGAGGGTCTGTCGTTCTTCGCCTTTCCCGGCGTCTCCAGTCCCAACTTGTTCAAGCAGCTCTACAGGGGCCGCATGAACGTGCTGGAGCTGAGCCAGGAGCAGAGGGCCGGCGTGCTGGAGGAAGCTGTGAGGGCCTTTGAACACAACATCCAGGTAAGGAAATGCTCACTACTCAGGTCACATGACCTCCGCTAGGGAGTCCTGATGGATCACCTTGGTGTGCTTGCAGGTGTTTGAGGGCGTGCAGAAGATGCTGAGCGTGCTTGAAGAGCGGCAGCCAACTTCCAAAGTCTTTTTAAATCGAATTGTGGCTCTTCCGACGCTCCTCAGGATGGCGCTGGGGATGTTCGTGGCCGTTGTCACCATGGGAATCTGGATGCTTTAAAACGCACCTTTTTTTCAATGCGTCCTCATTTTATGGacttttgctttctttttttctGGGGGACTAAAAATCTATTTCTTTTGTCTTCAAACGGGACTGAAGTTTGCTGAGcaggtttaaaaaacaaacaaacatgttttttctttatttttctcaaccTGCTGCACCTCACCCTTGAGGGGTTGGAGTGGAGTGAACGCACCAAAAAAAACATCAGTTTTTGAGACAACGGGCGGTTCCCAGCCAAATGGAAGGTCTGTAGTTtgcatgccaggccagtagtTGGCGATGTCACCGATGTGACGACTTTGCACTTTGCAAGAAAACGCTAAAACAGCACAGCTGTGGTTTCAACGCTTTGTGCGTTCTACCAAGTGTTTTTAGCAGTTAAACAGAAGAACATCCTCCTTTGGATCCTAAAAATGCTAttttaatgtaaacaaacaccaaatTAATATTGTTTTGATTTGTTTTCAGACATAAACAGCAACGTATAGGTTTTTTATGCAGGGCCACacctggctaaattggggcccgaaGCAGAATTGTATTCATCCCCACACTCATcacaatttttttctaaatgtattttatttcgtgtgaaatgattttttattaggggtgctgaaaaacattgattcaaattcaaattgcaattcttatttgttCCAATTCTGAACCGATTCATAATTTTAATAGTTATTAATAATAGttattttaagaatatttttgaatatataaatatatgttttttttttttactaaattcattattatttcaatgtttttaaatcaatgtaatgttttttttaatatttgattacattttttttcaattaagatTCAAAAATttgattgcaatatttttttaagaatcaTGTTATTTAAATTGTTTTGCAGAATTCACAATTTTTtggtttttaaattaatttaatgtttgtgggtttttttataatcaactgcatttttttaaattataattttaagAATCAATCACATTCTTTTAAGAATCAGGGATTTTTTaagaattgtaatttttttttttttttacagaatttataattgtttgtttttaaatctatatagtgtttttttatttttagaaacaaTTACCTTTTTAATGATAATTTTAAGAATCGATTGCAAACAttcttttaaatatattttttaatgaatcagtttatttttttaaaaaatttacagaatagtttttttatgttttctaatCAATTTAATAGTATTCTTtaaacaatatatacagtatacataaaacattttttcaagaaTCTATTTTTAAATTAGTATGCTTACTCTCTGCAAGTCATACATCGGCAGCAGGAAAGACTctaacatgttttgaaaaggtttatttatataccaaataatatattttgaGAATCGTGTAAAATCgagaatcaattttgaatcgtgagttgttgtaagattcacatccctcaTTTTTGTAGCACAGTATTTGACTTAAACTCAAATTTTATTTGATGAACGTTTTGGACGAGAACAAATTCATGAGAATTAAattgttcaatattttttttggacACAAATTCCACAATGAATACATGCATTAGCAACACTTCCTGATGAGGACAATTACAAGGGAAATATGCAATTATATGAAAACTAGAAAAAGGAATAATTTCTTTGTTTACACGACACATTTATTCAGAGAGAACACATTTGTCTGTGTGGGTCTTTCACATCTggcacttttgttgttgttgcacaggTAAAGCAAACCATGTAAAGATCCGAAAGCACTTCTGAATTTGATCTCGGTTGATTTTTAGAGTCTGCTGAGCACAAAATACCGTTGACTTATTATGAATCGTGCAGAAAGTTGTTTTTATGTCTTACATGAACATGTAGCTTCAGTGTTATTTTGTACATATCTGTCTCTGTACTTTTTGATACCAAGTTGACCTTGTAATAAAAGAAAGTTGAAAAGGCTGACTTCTGTTGGCTTCTGTTAAAAAGTCTCTTTTTTTTGTCCTTGCTGACATTCAAGAGTCCAGCTGGTTGACATTTTTCTTCATGTTTTGGCATCACTTCCTGCATCAGTCTTGCCAAATAGGAAATGACACATTATCATACTAGAAGCTTAAAGTATGGCATTTTTagtaaaatgataataaataacgCTGCTCAGTGCCAGCTGCtaaagtgaaaaaaatatatatatatacataaatcccCATATTATGGAGGGTTAAATGGGACaatattttattaaatacatcttgaaataattatttaaatgtgtcattaattaattaaatcattaaataatgaaatcaataatcaattaaatcataaaatgatgtagtcCATAATTAtgtaaattattaaataattaaattttacatgaaataaattaatgacacttttaataacacatttatgtatttaattatgATTATAAATAATTAATCACTCGCTTAAGTAATTATTtcaagatttatttatttaattttgtcccatttggccctttaTACACAAGTTCAGGAAAgactttaaaaaaatcattaaatcaTGATATAATAAAATCGTGAAATAATTAGATCATGAAAAAATTAATTACATCatgaaatcaataattaatcaaatattgaaataattatttaaattattaaataattaaaatgtatttttacgtGAAATAAATTAATGATCCATTAATaacatgttt
The Entelurus aequoreus isolate RoL-2023_Sb linkage group LG18, RoL_Eaeq_v1.1, whole genome shotgun sequence DNA segment above includes these coding regions:
- the LOC133634000 gene encoding heme oxygenase-like; translation: MDAQKTHTAEMDLSEQIKKVTMESHMRAENTELMLSFQKGQVSMQQYKLLLSSLHEIYQTLEEEMDRNCKHPAVEPIYFPAELARLDSVQKDLEFFYGPGWKDKMLVPAETRRYCDRLRQIGKENPEYLVAHAYTRYLGDLSGGQVLGRVAQKSMGLKSGEGLSFFAFPGVSSPNLFKQLYRGRMNVLELSQEQRAGVLEEAVRAFEHNIQVFEGVQKMLSVLEERQPTSKVFLNRIVALPTLLRMALGMFVAVVTMGIWML